Proteins co-encoded in one Zootoca vivipara chromosome 3, rZooViv1.1, whole genome shotgun sequence genomic window:
- the PKIB gene encoding cAMP-dependent protein kinase inhibitor beta, which yields MTDVEPVVTDFAASGRAGRRNALPDILGSSAGAGTSDLPHKLAELSMSEDEGAAGGETSSSNTTTENQETEGKSMDS from the exons ATGACTGATGTAGAGCCTGTGGTCACAGATTTTGCAGCCTCTGGACGGGCCGGTCGCCGAAATGCCTTACCGGACATTCTGGGTTCTTCTGCTGGTGCTGGAACATCGGACCTACCACACAAATTAGCTGAGCTCTCAATGTCTGAAG ATGAAGGAGCTGCCGGCGGGGAAACGTCTTCTTCCAACACCACAACGGAAAATCAAGAAACGGAAGGGAAGAGCATGGATTCCTAA